In the Clarias gariepinus isolate MV-2021 ecotype Netherlands chromosome 10, CGAR_prim_01v2, whole genome shotgun sequence genome, TTTACAATGTGAAGACAGTCACCACTAAAGAGCTGCTTTGGGACAGTATGATCAATTTTAAACCGCTTAACTGGTATGGTATTATAAAAATCGATGCACTGACAATTTCACTAGAGCTTTGTTTAAACTTATTCAAGCACAGGATATCAGATCACTTAGTTGTGTGCAGAGTTGATGTGAGAACATAATACATCTTGTATCTTAATTGactacatattacatatgttatatgaaacataaaaatgtgaaaaatggtgcaaggttttatatatatatatatatatatatatatatatatatagtatctcacaaaagtgagtaaaCTTTATACATCGTGCATAACTGGCAATGAAAATGAGCACACCCTAAGTGAACATGTTaaaactgtgtccaaagtgtaaatatttcactcctccataatgatatcacagagctgctggatgttagacacatGGAACTTTGCCACCTTTCACTTGAGGATGCCCCAGAGGTGCTAAATATGGTTCAGGTCTGAAGACATACGtggccactgacaaacacatgaatCTGATAAATAGGATATTTACATGGTTAAAGatcacttagggtgtactcacttttgttgccagctattttgacaataatggctgtatatataaatgtatatacagtggggcaaaaaagtatttagtcagccaccaattgtgcaagttctccctcctaaaaagatgagagaggcctgtaattttcatcataggtatacctcaactatgaaagacaaaataagaaaaaaaaatccagaaaattacattgtaggatattttaattatttattttaaaattataggtgagaataagtatttggtcaataacaaaatttaatcttaatactttgttatataccctttgttggcaatgacagaagTCGAACgtttttttctgtaagtcttcacaaggttgctggtattttggcctaTTCCTCCATTCcttcatgcagatctcctctagagcagtgatgtgtAGGGTCTGTcactgggcaacacggactttcaactccctctaAAAGTTTTCTATGGGGttagatctggagactggctaggccacttcaggaccttgaaatgcttcttacgaagccactcctttgttgcccgggcggtgtgtttgtgatcattgtcatgctgacagacccagccacgtttcatcttcaatgcccttgctgatggaaggaggttttcctcctcaaaatctcacaatacatggccccattcattcttttctttacacggatcagtcgtcctggtccctttgcagaaaaacagccccaaagcatgatgtttccacccccatgcttcacagggggtttggtgttctttggatgcaactcagcattctttctcctccaaacacgacgagttgagtttttaccaaaacgttcatctgaccatatgacatcctctcaatcctcttctggatcatccaaatgctctctagcaaacttcagaatGTCCTGGACatttaagcagggggacacgtctggcactgcaggatttgagtccctggtggcgcagtgtgttactcatggtagcctttgttactttggtcccagctctctgcaggtcattcactaggtccccacatgtggttctgggatttttgctcacagttcttgtgatcattgcgtggagccccagatcgagggagattatcagtggtcttgtatgtcttctattttctaataattgctcccacagttgatttcttcacaccaagctgcttacctattgcagattcagtcttcccagcctggtgcaggtctacaattttgtttctggtgtcctttgacagctctttggtcttggccatagggaagtttggagtgtgactgtttgaggttgtggacaggtatcttttatactgataatgtgttcaaacagatgccattaatacaggtaacgagtggaggacagaggaggcTCTTAAAGAGGAAGTTATAAGTCTGTGAGatccagaaatcttgcttgtttgtaggtgaccaaatactttttttgactgaggaatttaccaattaatttattaaaaatcctactgtacaatgtaattttctggatttttttaaatcttattttgtctctcattgttAAGGTAAAAACAATGGcgttttttggatgccttcagcattcctttacaatgtagaaagaaagaaatatatattatatatactgtataaatacatttatatcttgaatttatttactattaccattatttaaaaatataatgtaatgcaATGATGCAGTAAATGTCTTTGACGTTGACTTTAAATCAAAGCGTGACATCCATTAAGTGTTTTGTTCCTGATTTCAGGCGAGGTTTACTTTCTGCAACACAAGCTCAAGCTGAACTTCTCTGAGGCAGTGGAGGAGTGTATCCAGGACGGTGCTCAGATTGCTAAAGTGGGTCAGCTGTATGCAGCGTGGAGGTTTGCGGGGTTGGATCAGTGTGATGCCGGGTGGGTGGCTGATGGCAGCGTACGTTACCCCATCACCCAACCTAGATCCAATTGCGGCCCACCCGAACCTGGTGTACGGAGCTTCGGTTTTCTGCCTCAGCATTTAAAATATGGAGTTTATTGTCACAAAGTCAGATGGTAAGATTTCGATGCAACTACTTTAAATTCAACCAGCAGAAATGTGAATTCTGGCAAATGCCATTTGCTGTGATGATTCGCCTTCTAATTCCGGTAATACAATGGAAGAGTGTCAGAGCTGTTCGTGGAAATCTGCAAGCAGTTTAGGtttgtttaaatggactggttTATCTTCCAATATTATGCTTCCTGATATTACACAGGGTGGCCCAAATGTCTGGatccaaaaattttttttttcctatgaaaattttgttttcatttcagaCCCAAGATGACTTCAAAACTAACGGTGGAAGATCAAATAGAACCAGACCTAACATCTCTAAACTTTTTTCTTAGGGGTCATCTGAAGTCACTAGTTGGAATCGACCCAGTCGTTGCACTAAAGGAGGAGATCATCTCTGCatgtaataaaatcagttcTGATGCATAGTGTATACTCAAGCACTGCCAATTTTTTGCTTATGAATCCAGACTTTTGGGCCACCCTGTATATTAGGAATTAAACAGAACACCAAGTGTCACTCAGGGAATAGACCTGCAAAAACTACATTTGGTAAATTCTCTCACATCAGCTAAACCAATAGACCCTCACTGTATAATACATACAGTGTGTCCTGCATTCACATATACTACAGACTACAAGCATTTAccatatgtgtttgtgtgtgtgtgtgtgtgttcacatacATATAGATTCAATAAAGCAGAACataatggtgtttttttttcttcagaggTCTGTGATATATTTTTCTCAAATGACAGAAAGCTTTGCATATTTAGTATCCTACATATAGTCggttgtttaattttattaactgTGTATGCCATAGTCTGTGCATGTTTACAGTCTgttatgtttaaagaaaaacaacatgcatttgtattattaacttcattttaataaatgttttttcccctctaatGCTTTTATAGTGCCGATTATTATTaatcactcattgtctataccacttacaCGGCACAGCGTCGCTGGAGGCCTATTGCTTATTCCATGAGACTCGGGGCACTAGGCACTATACACCCTGAACAGTGCAGACAAGTGCCGGAGCTCCTGGTCTGTGTGCAAGTACACTCATCTGgttgggttttatttttatctccaGTTTTCTCTGACCTTCCAGCAACCCACAAACAGTAGATGGTTTGATTTTACTCTTTGGAGTGAATATGTATGCTTATGGTGCCCTGCAGTTTAATCCAATCCAATGTTTAGTTCTGCCTTATACTTCTTCATAACTCCAGGATAGAGCAGcgactaaatataaatatcttcAATACCATATAtgcactgatgatgatgatgataataattgAGAAGAAGAACCTTCAGcaaagtcagtaaaaaaatgttttctgtattaatGCAGACTTTTCACAGACACATGTTCGTTATATTATACAGTGATCAGTAGAGGGCACACTTAACTCTGTGTGAAAAATCTTGGATGAGGGAGGTGGATGAAACTGAAGATACACAGAACCTTTGCCAGACCTCATACTTGAGCCATATGCCACCCTGCATCTAAAGAGCTCTGATGTGCTTTAATGTATTTAGGTAATTTTCTCACTCCTAATCCCATAGATTTCCTATTCTACACCTGCTTTCCCAAACATGGACAACGcatgcatttaaatgtaacGTTTAAATGAAAAGACAGCAGTGTTGCTAagctattcatttttttctccttctgcaATATTCTCCACTCTCTTCCACTGCGTGAAAGTGAATACTGTTACCAATGAAGGACATATTCATTAgcctgtctgtttttttcctctcagaTATTCCTGGAGATATATCTGTTTACCTAAATAGGCTGTTTGTGCAGAAACTGTACAGGGATGAATGAGTGCAAGTGAGCTCTACAGAATTTTTCTTTATAGGTAATGATACTCATTTAAACACAGATTTATAAAACGTCTGTTTATAAAGCTGCGTTATTACACAATTAATGTGCTATTACATGAAATGGGTAAGTAGTTAAGTGATTctaaaaaagcaacacaaacCAGAAACGACAATTAAATACAGGCCTGGAAACACAGATATTTAGTCTCTGTTTATTCAGTGGACACAGGTGTGGCACTCAGACAGCTATGAGCTCAGTGTAACAGTTGACAGCAAGACAATGGCGTATAAAAGTGTAGGCTATTACTTCGTATGATTAAAATACAAACCAGTGCAATAATCATCGCTTCCCTTACAAAGATGGCTCTGGGTTACCCAGTTAAATTTTCGCATGTGAACATGTTAATATTTATGGTGCCATCTTCCATTATCAGCAtcagaactgtttttttttttttttttttccggcagGCAGATCTATGCAATTAGCAACCCTCTGTTTCTCTGTAATATAAGCATTGCTTCATACGGGGACTAGCTTTGATAAATGAAAAGGCAATTAAATGTGCTTCAGGCTTTTAgtccttaataaataaagtttcatTGCAGTTAAATtatatcatgatttttttttttcaatttccgGTGAACAGCAACAGAAATGAAATGGATGTTTTTATCTTTCACAGTCTCACTTTCACCACTTTCTGTGATGAAGCTAAACGTATAAACAAAGGACTAAAATATAAagacaaaataaggaaaaaatgtttgcagaaataattttaaatatgtttgagtttatatatatattatatattcagCTGTAGTCACTGAAGccttttgtcttgttttttataTGTTACTCTTTTGCCCTCCCTACAatcactcactctctttctcttttactcACTCTcataaaaagaaagatgaaaatGATGCAAAACAGGAAGAATAAAGTGACCAATGGAGTCACCATTGAGCATAAAGAATACTTTACAAGCAGTTTGTTTCTGGGCAAAATATTCAGCCtgttactgaaaaaaattattattatttttttttttataattccggcttttttattattattatttcttcattttttgttttgttttttaacccatTGTCTGGTCCACTCCCCTTCTTCACTCTTATAACTACATGACTCTCAAATTAGTTTATCTGTAATTACTGAATAATTCCAAAAAGTTATTGAATAATATGCTCAAGTctgaataactaaaaaaaaaaaaaaactgggattTTAGGGGGTTAACTTTTGGGTTAAACATTGGATTGTATAAGGAATAAAAACGCTTAATGGTGGGAAAATATTCTTTCCTTTAAATCTCACTCCAAAAATTtgttccttcttctttttccccAACGGCAAGGCACTGAGTAACACTCGAAATAAATCAGCCAGGCAGACTACAGAACAGAATGTATTGTGCATCATTGTATAAAGTGGACCCTGTTACCGAGGCTACTGGATTTCGTTCGGGCAAATAAGACTTGTGCAGAGATGCTTTTCACTAACAACAGTCCTCTAGATTATTTGAAGTGCCTTGTGTCCTGTTCAGAGGACCTTTCTTCATGTTCGTCTGCTGACCGCTTTGGAATGCCGCTTGAGGGATCTTTTATGTCTGTATGTTGTAAGATCTATAATGCAAGAaaataatgcagaaaataaaacatgacagggTTAAATGTGAAGTGAAAATGTTAACCCTACCTGCACACACAGAACAGTTTTTCTTAATGTATGGAtggtatactgtacaatatttcCAGAATTGGCAGTGTATGTCTAAACGAATGACAAAActgatcaaaataaaatttagtatCAAGTTGTCAAATAACTCTCATGCATACACAACATACTGGCAGCTATTAGAAAAACACATTCAGAGAAAAAGTGTCGTTAAAATCAAGTACTATACTTTTATGTGTGATGTGAAGAGAAAAGCTTACCTTGATATTTTAGAGAGGACACAAACAGGCTATATTCCCTCAGACACATTTTTTTGAAAAGCACCATGACTTGTCTAAGTCGACTTCCCACATAAATATGTACATGGTTGTGTCTGTATCACTGCAGTTAACTCGCTATATACCTTGccttatttaattatattatattaagttacattttttgcctGGGCAGTTAGGATTCTGAGCACCAAATCACGAGATTGAGAAGCACATTAGAGCATTAATTCGGCTGGTGGTCTTGCTAACAGATTTGGAATGAAGAGACCAAACTGAGCGCCCAAGTTCCTAAGTTTCAAATTTTAGCAATTAGTTGTTTAAAGTGTCCACCACAAGTGCCTTGTGTCACATACATCTGTTTCATCAAAGAACAAACCTAATTATCATGTTCCAGGGAGAACAAAGTGAAAGGATGTTGCATGAATATCCAGATGCAGGCTATATAAAGCCACTGCTGGAACCTTCAGTACTGTCAAGGCTAGTGCCATATATATCTCCAGAGTAAGGAAGCGCTTAAGGAACAATGAGGGAGGGAAACCTGGGAAATTTACCTCAGTCTAGgtaaagtgtaataaaactaattttatgaTTTGTCCACCCCTGCTAGACTATCTGGCAgaatggtggcttagtgttcagcactgttgccttacacctccaggttccaggttcgaaTTCGTcctgtctgtgtgcttggagttttcacgttctccctgtacttggtggatttcctctaggtactctAATTTCatgccacagtccaaagacatgcagattaggctgattgatgttcccaaattgcccatagtgtgagaatgagagtgtgtatgtgtgtgtgccctgcgatggattgaccccccgtatacaggataaagtggtatacatGATGATGATTGAACGAATGATAGGTAGATAATGCAATGAATAAGGAATTCTGAGTGAATTAAACCCATCAACTTACTTGTCATAAAAACAGGAATGCatggtttatttgcttaaagcATAAAATGCAGTAATCAAATTCAGTACTCAGACTGTGTCTGGAAACTTTTTACTCACTTTGTACACATTCTACTTTTGGCTCTTCCCAGTGGCCGTCTGGCATGCAGCGTATCACAGAATGGTGCCGCTGTGTAAAGCCCGGGTCACACTGGTAGCGGATGATGGAGTTGACTGGGTAGTGCTCCCCGCTGTTTCCTAACATCCTGGCATTTTCGACCTCCGGGGGTGTGGTGCATTCGACTGGTTAAGGGAATCGGAAAGATTAAAGCCCAAATTCTTATGGGCTGCTTCTACAACATTAAAGGCTTATAAAATGATTAAGCTATACAATCAAGACTTTGGCCAATGAACAATTTCTAACCAGCATTTTGGTTACACTTTATATATGTGTAActatttttgctttttagtACTTAGTTATGTAATACCAAAGGGCAGTAGTATATACTAACAATAAAGCACAAGGTCTAGCATAAACCTGTTTACACACCAAATTAGTGGCAAAATTCAATTGTCTTCATGGTGTACTTACCAAATCTAATTTTGCAAGTGAAGGGCAGATTGTAGCTACAAGTTTCAGCACTCCACAGGCCAGACTCACGGCCAGCCATTGCTACACAGTGTTCTACAGCATTGTAAAATTCTGGGTGGATCGGGCTCCAGTTTACAAATTCCTGTTGACAAGGTGACAATCAATTAGAAACAGATATTTATAGTGCGCTTAAATTTCACTTTGTATCAAAGTCTTTTTGTCATCAAAGTTATTGAcaagttattaattaattgtttcTTTACCAAAGGGCTCCCGTCTGTCCAGTGGAACTCGTTTGGCTGGCCTCTGTCGGTGAGTCCAATCCACTGGTAATTCCAAATGTGACCTAAATAGGTTTTAAATTGAATTCATAATGAGAACTAAAACAATCAACCTTTCATAGATTAGCTCAACTACAACGATCCCATACTTACTCTGAACAAATATTTGCTCTTGCTTGGAAGTGATGCTAAGCAGATGAGAGTTTAGCTCTCTGCAGTGCTGTTCAGCATTTGTCCAGTTCTTTCTTTCACTGAAGTGGATATAGCAGTTGCCTTCAAATTCCACCCAGTCATCCTTACATCCCCGTGCTGCAAAAATATCAAATAGGTTTGAATTATTTAGTGCTTATTCTTGGATGCTGAAAATTATGAGGCTAGCCAAAATTTATATCGGATGGAGGGTAGTAGTTCAAGCCATGGAGTGGTTATAGCTAGCatggcctgtaattttcatttttaactcTATACCTAAAACCTACTCTACCTAAAATTTGAACAATAAGTGACTGTTTTTACCCTCAGTGACAGTGGGCTGTTCCATGGTAGCTGGTGTAAGATGCAATGTCAAGGGACTGGGCGTTGTACTGTTGATGGAAGTTATCGTAGTTGTAGAATGGACAGGTTTTAATCCCATTATAACCTCTCCGTGTAAAGGATCAATTAATCCAGGGGCACTTATGGCATCACCACTGGACACGCCACTCAATCCTGGCTCACTCAGGATATCCCTACTGGGTGCTTCGCTAAATCCAGAGCCGCTTAGGATATCACCAGTGTGCACTCCGCTAAACCCAGAACCACTCGTGGTGTCACCGCTAGACATGCCAATGGATCCAGAGCCGCTAATGATATTACTAGTTGGCATGCCACTGAGTTCAGTGCCACTTGTGATGTCACTACTGGGTATCCCACTGAAGCCACTAATCTCTGGCTGTCCTCCAACAAATTCCTGCTCTGTTGTTGGTCGTGGAGAGGCCATATAGGTCATTAAATCATCAACCAAGGTAATCGTTTCCCCACTGCCAGATAGCAGACCACCAGACCCACTGCTATACTGTCCAGATCCAGACACATCACCTGATCCTGAGTGGTCCCCACTAAGGTCTCCAGATTCCATTTCTGTGCCAGAAAATATTGCAATCTCTTCTTTTGCCTCTTGAGAGCCTTCTATGGCAGATCCCTCTGCTGACTGCATGTCTACACTTTCCTTGAGGATGACAATGATGCCTGAGCCATGATCACCAGACCCAGATACACTCCCACTGGAGATTGTGCTACCTGACACTTCACCACTAGGGAAGCCACTAGTAGAACCTTTAGGATTGAAAAGGCTATCGCTTGATCCATGTTCACTGGTGGAACCTTCAGTAGCGTCAAGGCTAATGCCATATACATCTCCACTGCTGGAACCTTCTGCACTGGGAAGGACACTGCTAGACACATCTCTACTGACAGAAACAACGATGGGGCCTTCAGCACTGTCAATGCCACTGCTAGATACATCTCCGCTGGGGGACCCACTGCTGGAGCCTTCAGCACTGGTTGAGCCACTGCCAGGTACATAGCCACTGGGAGACCCACTGCTGGAACCTTCAGCACTGGTTGAGCCACTGTCATATACATCGCCACTGGGTAACCCACTGACAGATTCATTAACACTTTCTGCCACAGATTCTGGAAAGACAAGAGGAGGAGCTGAAGATCATAACTTTCAACATAATGTAGTAACACATCAGTCTTGCTGTGCTGGGATAGAATAGTTTTTTAAGTGTTGATCTATGTCCTTTTCTTACGTTTTTAAAGTGATGTGATCTGCATTTAATACCTCAACACAGTAAGCATCATATCTGGAGGAAGGATCTGGGAATCTAGTCTGGTCAGTGTTATCATAAATGGTGTGAATTCCTGTTTCATTTACACCACAGCTGAGTTGTGGCATCTGAACTGCATAGCGGAAAGCCCTGACTCCAGGCTGCATACAGCTTATCTGGTGAGGCCAGGGTGGCATTCTGGCTTAGGCAGTAATTGACCGCCTCTTGCAATCATAAGTTAATGGGTAGCAAGTTACAGCTCTGTTTCATAGCTCATATGTATTTATGCAGGAAATAAGCATGAATAAATGAGTACAGACATTACTCAATAGTTTCATTACATCTATTAACTACTAAAACTATTCAATAATTACTCAGTAACTGCTGTATGTTAAGAGAAGTACACTGTTGATTTTATAGTGATTACTCAGTCTTAAAAAGaattgaacattttttaaatattctaataatgTATAGATACCTCCCAAGCTAAAACAAAGTTTATAGGCCCACTAATGGGACACTATTCTGAGAATGGACTAGATTCATCATAGGGTTCTTGCAAATAAGTTTTGCATTTCAGCCACTTGTGCCCACTCACCAATGCTGACATTATCTCTTGGTACCTCATGGCCCAGTTTAGGCTGAGCTTTATCTACAACGATGATTTCCTGATCAACAGTCTCTTCTACGGTAGGAAGAAAGGAAGTAGATGGAACCATGGTGGTAACCCAGGGCGCATGAGTTACAAACACTCCCCGAAGTTCACCACCCTCAGTGGTATCACTTTCATGATAAGCGATTGGACTGGAGGTGTCAGTGCCCACGCTAAAGTCAGCATCTGTGGTCATGGAAATATAAGGCACTTGGGAATACAAGTCTGTGGTCATGTAAGTGTCAGTTACTGGGGAGTAGAAGTCTGTGGTCACGTGTACATCAGGTACTGGAGAGTAGGGACTGGGTATTTTATCCTCTcctaaaagaaagacagaaagacattcATTATTTgcagtggtgttttttttcagggTTCAATGTTAATACAATTTTATGTTTGGTATGACCAATGCACTTACCCTCGTAACAGATGGCATCATAGTGGGTTTCTGGGTCGGGGAAacctgtctggtttggaaaaCGGTACACAGTCCGTACACCCAGAAGACCTCCGCCACATTGAGGACGGGCAATGTTGATAGGATATCTCACACTCCCATCTGCTAGCCAGCCAGCATTGCACACATCCATTCCATTTTTCCAGGCCAAGTAAATTTGCCCTGTGGTGGCCAACTGGGCGCCAAGCTTCCCACACTGTTCAGATGCCTCAGAAAACGTAAACTTTGTCATGGACATGGAGTAGAAGACTCTGCCTAAAGATTACAtgattaaaattgtaaaatgaaaaaacaagtaATGGATTAAGAGCTTTTTAAACACGTCTAATAAATATGCCTTTATTACCAGACATCTTCTCTGCGAAGCAGTACACATCGTAGGTCTCATTATCATCTCTGATGCCATATGTTCGTACACCTGGAAATTTTTCCTTGTCTCCATAGCAAGGCTCCCTGGGCTCATGAATGGGATACCTGAGGAATATAGTGTCCAAAATAGCTAA is a window encoding:
- the acanb gene encoding aggrecan core protein, with the protein product MTTFLLLCACLCVYSATLTIGQINDEDSNLSVSIPIEQPLRPLLGGKVVIPCYFQDNTVHDPGAPTIAPLSQRIKWSYINKGKISLILVALGGTKHIEPDYLDRLTMVNYPSVPTDATIEISELRSSDSGTYRCEVIQDTEDNYDSVEMQVQGIVFHYRAITSRYTLTFEMAKAACIQNSAVIATPEQLQAAYDDGFHQCDAGWLSDRTVRYPIHEPREPCYGDKEKFPGVRTYGIRDDNETYDVYCFAEKMSGRVFYSMSMTKFTFSEASEQCGKLGAQLATTGQIYLAWKNGMDVCNAGWLADGSVRYPINIARPQCGGGLLGVRTVYRFPNQTGFPDPETHYDAICYEGEDKIPSPYSPVPDVHVTTDFYSPVTDTYMTTDLYSQVPYISMTTDADFSVGTDTSSPIAYHESDTTEGGELRGVFVTHAPWVTTMVPSTSFLPTVEETVDQEIIVVDKAQPKLGHEVPRDNVSIESVAESVNESVSGLPSGDVYDSGSTSAEGSSSGSPSGYVPGSGSTSAEGSSSGSPSGDVSSSGIDSAEGPIVVSVSRDVSSSVLPSAEGSSSGDVYGISLDATEGSTSEHGSSDSLFNPKGSTSGFPSGEVSGSTISSGSVSGSGDHGSGIIVILKESVDMQSAEGSAIEGSQEAKEEIAIFSGTEMESGDLSGDHSGSGDVSGSGQYSSGSGGLLSGSGETITLVDDLMTYMASPRPTTEQEFVGGQPEISGFSGIPSSDITSGTELSGMPTSNIISGSGSIGMSSGDTTSGSGFSGVHTGDILSGSGFSEAPSRDILSEPGLSGVSSGDAISAPGLIDPLHGEVIMGLKPVHSTTTITSINSTTPSPLTLHLTPATMEQPTVTEARGCKDDWVEFEGNCYIHFSERKNWTNAEQHCRELNSHLLSITSKQEQIFVQSHIWNYQWIGLTDRGQPNEFHWTDGSPLEFVNWSPIHPEFYNAVEHCVAMAGRESGLWSAETCSYNLPFTCKIRFVECTTPPEVENARMLGNSGEHYPVNSIIRYQCDPGFTQRHHSVIRCMPDGHWEEPKVECVQNLTTYRHKRSLKRHSKAVSRRT